Proteins found in one Plasmodium gaboni strain SY75 chromosome 13, whole genome shotgun sequence genomic segment:
- a CDS encoding protein transport protein SEC61 subunit alpha, whose protein sequence is MVRFLNLIKPVMFLLPEVQSPDRKLPFKEKLLWTAVSLFVFLICCQIPLYGIVTSKSSDPFYWMRVILASNRGTLMELGISPIVTSGMVMQLLAGSKIIDVDQSLKEDRTLFQGAQKLLGLLITLGEAIAYVISGIYGNISEIGTGHAIIIILQLFFAGVVVILLDELLQKGYGLGSGISLFIATNICETIMWKSFSPTTINTDKGIEFEGAIISLIYCLFTESNKISALKKAFYRTHAPNVTNLLATVLVFLIVIYLQGFRVDLSVKYQSVRGQQGTYPIKLFYTSNIPIILQTALVSNLYFFSQILYKRFKNSILVNLLGQWQEVESSGTSIPIGGLAYYISPPNSFADITNDPFHTLVYISFVLVACAFFSKTWIEVSGSSAKDVAKQLRDQQIGMRGFRDTPTSLTRVFNRYIPTAAAFGGMCIGALTILADFLGALGSGTGILLAVTIIYQFYEMLVKEQEKAASLF, encoded by the exons atgg TGAGATTTTTGAATTTGATCAAGCCTGTTATGTTTTTATTGCCAGAGGTTCAGTCTCCTGATAGAAAGTTACCATTTAAAGAGAAATTATTATGGACTGCTGTTTCtttgtttgtttttttgATATGTTGTCAAATACCATTGTATGGTATCGTCACAAGTAAATCTAGTGATCCTTTTTATTGGATGAGAGTTATATTGGCTTCTAATAGAGGTACATTAATGGAATTAGGTATATCTCCTATTGTTACTAGTGGTATGGTTATGCAATTATTGGCAGGTTCTAAGATTATAGATGTTGATCAGAGTTTAAAAGAAGATCGTACATTATTTCAAGGAGCACAGAAGTTATTAGGATTATTGATTACATTAGGTGAAGCTATAGCATATGTCATAAGTGGAATTTATGGAAATATATCTGAGATAGGTACAGGTCATGctataataattatactTCAGTTATTTTTTGCTGGTGTTgttgttatattattagatGAATTATTACAGAAAGGATATGGTTTAGGTTCAGgtatatcattatttatagCAACGAATATATGTGAAACCATTATGTGGAAGTCTTTTAGTCCAACAACAATAAATACAGATAAAGGAATAGAATTTGAAGGTGCtataatatcattaatTTATTGTTTGTTTACAGAATCAAACAAAATATCTGCATTGAAAAAAGCTTTTTATAGAACACATGCACCTAATGTCACTAATTTGTTAGCTACCGTATTAGTATTTTTGattgttatttatttacaaGGATTTAGAGTTGATTTATCTGTTAAATATCAAAGTGTAAGAGGACAACAAGGAACTTATCCTATTAAATTGTTTTATACTAGTAATATACCAATCATATTACAAACAGCTTTGGTATCGAATTTATACTTCTTTTCtcaaattttatataaaagatttAAGAATAGTATCTTAGTCAATTTATTAGGGCAATGGCAAGAAGTAGAATCTAGTGGAACCTCTATACCCATTGGAGGTTTAgcatattatatatcacCACCTAATTCTTTTGCAGATATAACTAATGATCCATTCCATACATtggtatatatatcatttgtATTAGTTGCATGTGCTTTCTTTTCAAAAACTTGGATTGAAGTATCAGGAAGTTCAGCTAAGGATGTAGCAAAACAATTAAGAGATCAACAAATTGGAATGAGAGGATTTAGAGATACACCAACATCTTTAACACGTGTATTTAATAGATACATCCCAACTGCTGCAGCTTTTGGTGGAATGTGTATTGGAGCTCTAACAATTCTTGCTGATTTTCTTGGAGCTTTAGGAAGTGGTACAGGTATATTATTAGCAgtaacaataatatatcagTTTTATGAAATGTTAGTAAAAGAACAAGAAAAAGCAGCATCATTATTTTAG
- a CDS encoding putative nuclear import protein MOG1, producing MEEKLYEKHFFDKYIKMDIPDNYLDASRFRIIPDNQEVYVHKHDNRCFIIEVLCYEVMDDNDKSKYYFNDLAKENGSIENMIIVNNNSLSHVQRNYNLIVGKQKIKKQNENNYENVFLYIGIFPYKEYNADILITWNVPKDNFNIHPELDIFNNMLKSFRILDYQLFV from the coding sequence atggaagaaaaattatatgaaaaacatttttttgATAAGTATATAAAGATGGACATACCTGATAATTATTTGGATGCATCAAGATTTAGAATAATTCCTGATAATCAAGAAGTATATGTTCATAAACATGATAATAGATGTTTTATAATTGAAGTATTATGTTATGAAGTTATGgatgataatgataaaagTAAGTATTATTTTAATGATTTAGCTAAAGAAAACGGAAGTATagaaaatatgataattgtaaataataattctttatcACATGTACaaagaaattataatttaattgtagggaaacaaaaaattaaaaaacaaaatgaaaataattatgaaaatgttttcttatatataggtatatttccatataaagaatataatgctgatatattaataacaTGGAATGTACCAAAagataattttaatatacatccagaattagatatatttaataatatgttaaaatCATTTAGGATTCTTGATTATCaattatttgtttaa